In the genome of Myroides phaeus, one region contains:
- the nhaC gene encoding Na+/H+ antiporter NhaC, giving the protein MKPIKKIKPKPITLFQSLIPMVLLMILLAINVFVFEDEALAGTNQFVLLIGGLIAIGVGLYNKVDYEDIIKKITKNVRETTRAIYILLLVGALSGTWLLSGVIPTMIYDGLQILEPQIFLPACVIICSIISLATGSSWTTSATVGIALVGIGNTMGIPVGMIGGAVLSGAYFGDKLSPLSDTTNLASAMAGTDLFTHIKYMLYTTLPTYILTLIIFIIISFNIDIADNIDITSTLSAIDSTFNISPWLFAVPIIVIGAILKKIKPILALLLGTLLGALFALFFQPEIVAVVGQGQQLNAYTAYRGIMNAITTDIAILSPMESLNSLFEAGGMKSMLNTVWLIICAMFFGGAMEAIGALKKITLSLLSIAKSMFGLFASTMASCVIVNLTASEQYLSIVVPGKMFTKAYKERGLAPENLSRALEDSGTVTSVLIPWNTCGAYHSGVLGIDTFAYAPYAFFNIITPFVSLAYVALDIKIRRLFTPKVA; this is encoded by the coding sequence ATGAAACCAATTAAAAAAATTAAGCCAAAACCAATTACTTTATTCCAATCGCTAATACCAATGGTATTGTTGATGATCCTACTTGCTATCAACGTTTTTGTATTTGAAGACGAAGCTTTAGCGGGAACCAATCAGTTCGTACTACTTATTGGGGGACTTATTGCTATTGGTGTTGGACTATACAATAAAGTTGACTACGAAGACATCATCAAAAAGATTACTAAAAACGTACGTGAAACTACACGTGCTATCTATATCCTACTTTTAGTAGGTGCTTTATCTGGAACGTGGTTGCTAAGTGGGGTTATCCCAACAATGATTTACGACGGTCTACAAATATTAGAACCTCAAATCTTCTTACCTGCTTGTGTTATTATCTGTTCAATTATTTCATTGGCTACTGGTAGTTCGTGGACTACTTCTGCTACGGTGGGTATTGCCTTAGTAGGTATCGGAAATACAATGGGTATTCCGGTGGGAATGATTGGTGGAGCTGTATTGTCTGGAGCTTATTTCGGAGATAAACTATCGCCTCTATCTGATACTACAAACTTAGCGTCTGCTATGGCGGGAACCGATTTGTTTACTCACATCAAGTATATGTTATACACTACGTTGCCAACGTATATCTTAACCTTGATCATTTTTATTATTATTAGTTTCAATATTGACATTGCAGATAATATTGATATTACATCTACTTTGAGTGCTATTGACTCTACTTTTAATATCTCTCCTTGGTTGTTTGCTGTGCCTATTATCGTAATCGGTGCCATCTTAAAAAAGATCAAACCTATCTTAGCTTTGTTGTTAGGAACACTTTTAGGAGCTTTATTCGCTTTGTTCTTCCAACCAGAAATTGTAGCTGTAGTGGGACAAGGGCAACAATTAAACGCTTACACTGCTTATAGAGGGATTATGAATGCCATTACAACAGACATCGCAATTCTTTCACCTATGGAGAGCTTAAACAGTCTTTTTGAAGCAGGGGGAATGAAAAGTATGTTAAACACAGTGTGGTTAATCATCTGTGCTATGTTCTTTGGTGGAGCTATGGAAGCAATTGGTGCTTTAAAGAAAATCACTTTAAGTTTATTGAGCATTGCTAAGTCGATGTTTGGACTATTCGCAAGTACAATGGCGAGCTGTGTGATTGTAAACTTAACTGCTTCTGAGCAATACTTATCTATTGTAGTTCCTGGTAAAATGTTTACAAAAGCCTACAAAGAAAGAGGCTTAGCACCAGAAAACTTGAGTAGAGCATTAGAAGATTCGGGAACAGTAACTTCTGTTTTAATTCCTTGGAATACTTGTGGGGCTTACCACTCAGGGGTATTGGGAATTGATACTTTTGCGTATGCGCCTTATGCTTTCTTCAACATTATTACGCCTTTTGTATCTTTAGCTTACGTAGCGTTGGATATCAAAATACGTCGTTTATTTACTCCTAAAGTAGCTTAA
- a CDS encoding 5'-nucleotidase, lipoprotein e(P4) family yields MLRRSFLIAGLAFTALTACKSVPQGTVSTSANALNNIEVNGKLYSAVFQQNAAEYQALCAQAFNIATLQLDRILEEKHSKPIAIVTDIDETFLDNSPYAVQMAREGKSYDQASWTEWTKKGDAIPLLGSQEFFNYAASKGVEVFYITNRNQNDKPGTMKNLVKYNYPYADDAHVIVRTAESSKETRRQKLSETHEIVMLLGDNLSDFSTAFDKKTQEERSQNVKSNQELFGKKFIVLPNTGYGDWEAALFQYRKDLTKEQKDEIYNNSVKGF; encoded by the coding sequence ATGCTTAGAAGATCTTTTCTTATTGCAGGACTTGCTTTTACAGCTTTAACTGCTTGTAAATCGGTACCACAAGGTACAGTTTCTACATCAGCAAACGCATTAAACAATATTGAAGTAAACGGAAAACTTTATTCTGCTGTTTTTCAACAAAATGCAGCTGAATACCAAGCTTTATGCGCACAAGCTTTCAATATCGCTACTTTACAGTTAGACCGTATTTTAGAAGAAAAACACAGCAAACCAATTGCAATTGTAACTGATATCGACGAAACTTTCTTAGATAACTCTCCTTATGCTGTACAAATGGCAAGAGAAGGTAAATCTTATGACCAAGCTTCTTGGACTGAGTGGACTAAAAAAGGAGATGCTATTCCATTGTTAGGTAGCCAAGAGTTCTTTAACTATGCTGCTTCTAAAGGTGTTGAAGTTTTCTACATCACAAACAGAAACCAAAATGACAAACCAGGTACTATGAAAAACTTGGTTAAATATAACTACCCTTATGCTGATGATGCTCACGTAATTGTGAGAACTGCTGAGTCAAGCAAAGAAACAAGACGTCAAAAATTAAGCGAAACTCACGAAATCGTAATGCTTTTAGGAGATAACCTTTCTGATTTCTCAACTGCTTTTGACAAAAAAACACAAGAAGAACGCTCTCAAAACGTAAAGTCTAACCAAGAGTTATTTGGTAAAAAGTTCATCGTTCTTCCAAACACTGGTTATGGTGATTGGGAAGCTGCTTTATTCCAATACCGCAAAGATTTGACTAAAGAGCAAAAAGACGAAATCTATAACAATAGCGTAAAAGGATTTTAA
- the cysK gene encoding cysteine synthase A, protein MKVNNVLEAIGNTPHIKINKLFPKDINVWIKLEKQNPGGSLKDRIALAMIEDAEAKGIINKDTVIIEPTSGNTGVGLAMVCAVKGYKLILVMPESMSIERRKLMAAYGAKFVLTPKELGTAGAVSKATEMAEEMDNAWVPQQFNNMSNPEVHKRTTAQEIINDFPEGLDYLITGVGTGGHITGVAEVLKEKFPNLKVFAVEPLNSPVLSGGKPGPHPLQGIGAGFIPKVVNTALFDGIITIEKNEAYQYTNRIASEEGILAGISTGTSLAAIAKELPNMKPGATVLTFNYDTGERYWSVSDLFDEKAAEIK, encoded by the coding sequence ATGAAAGTAAACAATGTATTAGAAGCTATTGGGAACACGCCTCACATCAAAATTAATAAGCTATTCCCTAAAGACATTAATGTTTGGATTAAATTAGAAAAACAGAATCCTGGAGGAAGCTTAAAAGATCGTATTGCATTAGCTATGATTGAAGATGCTGAAGCAAAAGGAATTATCAATAAAGATACAGTTATTATTGAACCTACTTCTGGTAATACGGGTGTTGGTCTTGCTATGGTTTGTGCGGTTAAAGGATACAAATTAATCTTGGTTATGCCAGAGTCAATGAGTATTGAACGTAGAAAGCTAATGGCTGCTTATGGAGCTAAGTTTGTTCTTACACCTAAAGAATTAGGAACAGCTGGTGCTGTATCTAAAGCTACTGAAATGGCTGAGGAGATGGACAACGCTTGGGTACCTCAACAGTTTAATAATATGTCTAACCCTGAAGTTCACAAAAGAACTACGGCACAAGAGATTATCAACGACTTCCCTGAAGGACTTGACTATTTAATCACTGGTGTAGGTACAGGTGGACATATTACAGGGGTTGCTGAAGTGTTAAAAGAGAAATTCCCTAACTTAAAGGTATTTGCAGTAGAACCTCTAAACTCTCCTGTTTTAAGTGGTGGTAAACCTGGTCCTCACCCGTTACAAGGTATTGGTGCTGGTTTTATTCCGAAAGTGGTAAACACTGCTCTTTTTGACGGAATCATCACAATAGAGAAAAATGAAGCTTACCAATACACAAACAGAATTGCAAGTGAAGAGGGAATCTTAGCGGGTATTTCTACAGGGACTTCATTAGCGGCTATTGCTAAGGAATTACCGAATATGAAACCGGGAGCTACGGTTCTAACGTTTAACTATGACACGGGTGAAAGATACTGGTCAGTTAGCGACTTGTTTGACGAAAAAGCTGCTGAAATAAAATAA
- a CDS encoding serine O-acetyltransferase codes for MHNKFVKELLKQNESSQSFLDKRRIEKYTDILFHFLFQLEDKKYLSEEALNIRLSTLKIELISILFNINNDVEKSERIADDFFEALPEIFFTLQSDAKAILENDPAATCLQEVYIAYPGFYAIAIYRFANQLQKQKVKLLPRIWTEHAHSKTGIDIHPAATIGASFCIDHGTGIVIGETCVIGTNVKIYQGVTLGAISVSKDKANTRRHPHLEDNVIIYSGATILGGDTVIGHDTVIGGNVWLTKSVKPHSVIYSKSKSYSKDQDYPEPINFVI; via the coding sequence ATGCACAATAAATTCGTTAAAGAGTTACTGAAACAAAATGAAAGCTCTCAGTCTTTTTTAGACAAACGTAGAATTGAAAAATATACAGATATTCTATTTCACTTCCTTTTTCAATTGGAAGACAAGAAATATTTATCTGAAGAAGCTTTAAATATTAGGTTGTCAACTTTAAAGATTGAACTTATCTCTATTCTTTTTAACATCAACAACGATGTTGAGAAGTCAGAGAGAATTGCTGATGACTTCTTTGAAGCATTGCCAGAAATATTCTTTACTTTACAGTCTGACGCTAAGGCTATTTTGGAAAATGACCCTGCTGCTACTTGTTTGCAAGAGGTTTATATTGCTTATCCTGGCTTCTATGCAATTGCTATTTATAGATTTGCAAACCAGCTTCAGAAGCAAAAAGTGAAATTACTTCCACGTATTTGGACAGAGCACGCGCATAGTAAAACAGGAATTGATATTCACCCTGCTGCTACGATTGGTGCAAGCTTCTGTATTGACCACGGAACAGGTATTGTAATTGGTGAAACTTGTGTGATTGGTACTAACGTAAAAATCTACCAAGGTGTTACTTTAGGTGCTATTTCTGTGTCAAAAGACAAAGCAAATACAAGAAGACATCCTCATTTAGAGGATAATGTTATTATCTACTCTGGAGCTACAATTCTTGGAGGAGATACTGTAATCGGACACGACACCGTAATTGGTGGTAATGTTTGGTTGACAAAAAGTGTAAAACCACATTCAGTTATATATAGTAAGAGTAAAAGTTACTCTAAAGATCAAGATTACCCCGAACCAATCAACTTTGTAATATAA